One genomic region from Ornithinimicrobium flavum encodes:
- a CDS encoding ISL3 family transposase — translation MSDATFTRPDLTTFAGLDDLGLVVTGQLLKPDRAVLACRVLEPDDWCKRCGCHGVPRDTVTRQLAHEPFGWRPTTLLLTIRRYRCTECSHVWRQDTTAAAEPRAKISRAGLRWGLVAIVVGHLSMSRVAEGLAVSWNTANDAVLAEGQRLLIADPTRLDGVRVLGVDEHVWRHTRRGDKYVTVIIDLTPVRDGTGPSRLLDVVEGRSKAAFKDWLAQRDQAWRDGIEAVAMDGFAGFKTATTEELPEAVTVMDPFHVIRLAGDALDECRRRVQQELHGHRGRKGDPLYSARRTLHTGADLLTDRQHERLDRLFAGDEHVQVEVTWGIYQRMIHAYRDPDRAGGRTEMRSVIDALTEGVPGPLVELRKLGRTLARRASDVLAYFDRPRTSNGPTEAVNGRLEHLRGLALGFRNITHYIARALLEAGGFRPQLHPGL, via the coding sequence ATGTCCGACGCTACCTTCACGCGCCCCGACCTGACTACCTTCGCCGGCCTGGACGACCTGGGTCTGGTGGTCACCGGCCAGCTGCTCAAGCCTGACCGTGCGGTGCTGGCCTGCCGGGTCCTCGAGCCGGACGACTGGTGCAAGCGGTGCGGCTGCCATGGCGTTCCGCGGGACACCGTGACCCGACAGCTGGCGCACGAGCCGTTCGGGTGGCGTCCCACCACACTGTTGCTCACCATCCGACGCTACCGGTGCACCGAGTGCAGCCACGTGTGGCGTCAGGACACCACGGCCGCGGCCGAGCCACGGGCGAAGATCTCCCGCGCCGGGCTGCGGTGGGGCCTGGTCGCGATCGTGGTCGGCCACCTGTCGATGTCCCGGGTCGCCGAGGGCCTGGCGGTGTCGTGGAACACCGCCAACGACGCGGTCCTGGCCGAAGGACAGCGGCTGCTCATCGCCGACCCGACCCGGCTGGATGGCGTCCGTGTCTTAGGCGTGGATGAGCACGTCTGGCGGCACACTCGGCGTGGTGACAAGTACGTCACCGTGATCATCGACCTCACCCCGGTCCGCGACGGCACCGGCCCCTCCCGCCTGCTGGACGTCGTCGAGGGGAGGTCCAAGGCAGCGTTCAAGGACTGGCTCGCGCAGCGGGACCAGGCCTGGCGCGACGGGATCGAGGCCGTGGCCATGGATGGGTTCGCCGGCTTCAAAACCGCCACCACCGAGGAGCTGCCCGAGGCTGTGACGGTCATGGATCCATTTCACGTCATCCGGTTGGCCGGTGACGCCCTCGATGAGTGCCGCCGTCGCGTGCAGCAGGAGCTGCACGGGCACCGCGGCCGCAAGGGCGACCCCCTCTACTCCGCCCGTCGGACTCTGCACACCGGCGCCGACCTGCTCACCGACCGTCAGCACGAGCGTCTCGACAGGCTCTTCGCCGGCGATGAGCACGTGCAGGTCGAGGTGACCTGGGGCATCTACCAGCGGATGATCCACGCCTACCGCGACCCCGACCGCGCCGGCGGCCGGACCGAGATGAGGTCCGTGATCGACGCCCTGACCGAGGGCGTCCCGGGGCCGCTGGTCGAGCTGCGCAAGCTCGGCCGCACCCTGGCCCGACGAGCCAGCGACGTTCTGGCCTACTTCGACCGGCCCCGCACCAGCAACGGCCCTACCGAAGCCGTAAATGGACGGCTCGAGCACCTGCGCGGACTGGCCCTCGGGTTCCGCAACATCACCCACTACATCGCCAGAGCTCTCCTGGAAGCCGGCGGCTTCAGACCCCAACTACACCCTGGATTGTGA
- a CDS encoding iron chaperone, whose amino-acid sequence MGAGEDDEARVLAYLEQLPPQGRARLDQVRAAVHAAVPDLGERIAYGVLTFTVGGRTAFHLGGYAAHTGLYPVPDDEALRERVAPWVAGKGTLRFPHDRELPTDLVEDVAQWFAAEARRRGPR is encoded by the coding sequence ATGGGCGCCGGTGAGGACGACGAGGCCAGGGTCCTGGCCTACCTGGAGCAGCTGCCCCCGCAGGGTAGAGCCCGCCTCGACCAGGTGCGGGCCGCGGTGCACGCGGCGGTCCCCGACCTGGGGGAGAGGATCGCCTACGGCGTCCTGACGTTCACCGTGGGCGGGCGGACGGCCTTCCACCTCGGCGGGTATGCCGCCCACACCGGCCTCTACCCCGTCCCCGACGACGAGGCCCTGCGCGAGCGGGTGGCCCCGTGGGTCGCCGGGAAGGGAACCCTCCGCTTCCCCCACGACCGGGAGCTGCCGACGGACCTCGTCGAGGACGTGGCGCAGTGGTTCGCCGCCGAGGCGCGGCGGAGGGGCCCCCGCTGA
- a CDS encoding PadR family transcriptional regulator — translation MKDDALSTLSQELRRGTVVLAALASLDAPRYGYALQQHLAEAGVEVEGNTLYPLLRRLEKQGLLTSQWNTDETRPRKFYTLTDTGHTALTALTREWHSLHTALTTLTSEGTS, via the coding sequence ATGAAGGACGACGCCCTGTCGACGCTCAGCCAGGAGCTGCGCCGAGGCACCGTCGTGCTCGCGGCCCTGGCCAGCCTGGACGCCCCGCGCTACGGCTACGCCCTCCAGCAGCACCTCGCCGAGGCCGGCGTCGAGGTGGAGGGCAACACGCTCTACCCGCTGCTGCGGCGGCTCGAGAAGCAGGGGCTCCTCACCAGCCAGTGGAACACCGACGAGACCCGACCGCGCAAGTTCTACACGCTCACCGACACCGGCCACACCGCCCTCACCGCCCTGACCCGCGAGTGGCACAGCCTCCACACCGCACTCACCACGCTGACCTCCGAGGGGACGTCATGA
- a CDS encoding sugar nucleotide-binding protein, whose protein sequence is MRLPVHGDARGWFKENWQRAKMVAAGLPDFGPVQHSVAHNGPAGVTRGIHAEPWDKFVSVVHGRIFGAWVDLREGPTFGAVHTQELDESTAVFVPRGVGNSYQTLVDDVVYSYLVNDHWSPEAEYTMLNLADESAAIDWPVPLERAEISDKDRAHPRLGDVVPVRPRRTLVLGAGGQLGRALARRFPDATLLGADDLDLSDPAAVAAFDFSGVGVVLNAAAYTAVDAAETPEGRRAAWAVNATGVAALARAAVEHRLTLVHYSSDYVFDGADEESGEESPLAPLGVYGQSKAAGDLAVSVVPRHYLIRTSWVVGEGRNFVATMRSLAERGVSPRVVDDQVGRLTTTAELAEATAHLLSTGAPFGTYNITGAGAPRSWAAIAADVFADAGREAGDVIPVTTQEYAAAQDGPVAPRPARSVLSLARIEATGYHPPPTPTGRAFLTDRTRVRDRPDARS, encoded by the coding sequence GTGAGGCTGCCGGTGCACGGGGACGCCCGCGGGTGGTTCAAGGAGAACTGGCAGCGGGCGAAGATGGTCGCCGCCGGGCTGCCCGACTTCGGGCCCGTGCAGCACTCGGTGGCGCACAACGGCCCCGCCGGGGTGACCCGGGGCATCCACGCCGAGCCGTGGGACAAGTTCGTCTCGGTCGTGCACGGCCGGATCTTCGGCGCGTGGGTGGACCTGCGGGAGGGCCCGACCTTCGGGGCGGTGCACACCCAGGAGCTCGACGAGTCGACGGCGGTCTTCGTGCCGCGCGGGGTCGGGAACAGCTACCAGACGCTGGTCGACGACGTCGTCTACTCCTACCTCGTCAACGACCACTGGTCGCCCGAGGCGGAGTACACGATGCTCAACCTGGCCGACGAGAGCGCCGCGATCGACTGGCCGGTCCCGCTGGAGCGGGCCGAGATCTCGGACAAGGACCGGGCGCACCCGCGGTTGGGCGACGTGGTCCCCGTGCGGCCGCGGCGGACCCTGGTGCTCGGGGCCGGCGGGCAGCTGGGGCGGGCGCTGGCGCGGCGCTTCCCGGACGCGACCCTGCTGGGCGCCGACGACCTCGACCTGTCCGACCCGGCCGCGGTCGCGGCGTTCGACTTCTCGGGGGTGGGGGTGGTCCTCAACGCCGCGGCCTACACGGCCGTCGACGCGGCCGAGACCCCGGAGGGTCGTCGGGCGGCCTGGGCGGTCAACGCGACCGGGGTGGCGGCGCTGGCCCGGGCTGCGGTGGAGCACCGCCTCACCCTCGTGCACTACTCGAGCGACTACGTCTTCGACGGCGCCGACGAGGAGTCGGGCGAGGAGAGCCCGCTCGCGCCGCTGGGGGTCTACGGGCAGTCCAAGGCGGCCGGTGACCTCGCGGTGTCGGTGGTGCCGCGCCACTACCTGATCCGCACCTCGTGGGTCGTCGGGGAGGGCCGGAACTTCGTGGCGACGATGCGCTCGCTGGCCGAGCGCGGGGTGTCGCCCCGCGTGGTCGACGACCAGGTCGGGCGGCTCACCACGACGGCGGAGCTGGCCGAGGCGACGGCGCACCTGCTCTCGACGGGCGCACCCTTCGGCACCTACAACATCACCGGCGCCGGGGCGCCCCGGTCCTGGGCCGCCATCGCCGCCGACGTCTTCGCCGACGCCGGACGGGAGGCGGGTGACGTCATACCCGTGACGACGCAGGAGTATGCTGCCGCCCAGGACGGCCCCGTCGCCCCCCGCCCGGCCCGCTCGGTCCTGTCGCTGGCCCGGATCGAGGCCACCGGCTACCACCCCCCCCCCACCCCCACCGGACGCGCGTTCCTGACAGACCGGACGCGCGTTCGTGACAGACCGGACGCGCGTTCCTGA
- a CDS encoding DoxX family protein: MTTPSRRPPADVAALAALFLASGALHLIRPQLFEPIVPRVLPRRRDLVLWSGVAELACGAGLLVPSTRALAGTASAWLLVGVLPANVQMSVSFGRRAARTGRPVHRLAFLATVGRLPIQWPLIRVALRARQVTVGRPVAVQAPMPPSRW; encoded by the coding sequence GTGACCACCCCCTCACGTCGCCCCCCTGCAGACGTCGCGGCGCTGGCCGCGCTGTTCCTCGCCTCGGGCGCGCTGCATCTCATCCGGCCGCAGCTCTTCGAGCCCATCGTCCCGAGGGTCCTGCCCCGGCGACGGGATCTGGTCCTCTGGTCGGGGGTGGCCGAGCTGGCCTGTGGCGCCGGTCTTCTCGTTCCTTCCACCCGCGCCCTGGCAGGCACCGCGAGCGCCTGGCTCCTGGTCGGGGTCCTCCCGGCGAACGTCCAGATGTCCGTGTCGTTCGGCCGTCGTGCAGCCCGGACCGGACGCCCCGTCCATCGCCTCGCGTTCCTGGCCACGGTCGGCCGGTTGCCGATCCAGTGGCCCCTGATCCGGGTCGCCCTGCGCGCCCGTCAGGTGACGGTCGGGCGCCCCGTCGCCGTCCAGGCGCCGATGCCCCCGTCGAGGTGGTAG
- the rfbB gene encoding dTDP-glucose 4,6-dehydratase, with amino-acid sequence MRRLLVTGGAGFIGSNFVHFLVERTDVHVTVLDKLTYAASPEALEGLPSDRVELVVGDITDAGLLDELVGRLTGEGDAVVHYAAESHNDNSLRDPSPFVRTNIVGTFEVLEAVRRHGVRLHHISTDEVYGDLELDDPERFTEATAYQPSSPYSASKAGADHLVRAWVRSFGVAATLSNCSNNYGPWQHVEKFIPRQITNLLDGGRVKLYGSGANVRDWIHADDHSSAVWTILERGEIGQTYLIGADGERSNLQVVRLILELLGHDPDDFDQVADRPGHDLRYAIDSTRLRTELGWEPTYGAFEEGLARTIEWYAEHGDWWRPKKAQIEAAYAAKGQ; translated from the coding sequence ATGCGCCGACTACTCGTGACCGGCGGAGCAGGGTTCATCGGCTCCAACTTCGTGCACTTCCTCGTGGAGCGGACCGACGTGCACGTCACCGTGCTGGACAAGCTGACGTATGCCGCCTCCCCGGAGGCGCTGGAGGGGTTGCCGTCGGACCGGGTGGAGCTCGTGGTGGGGGACATCACCGACGCCGGGTTGCTGGACGAGCTGGTGGGCCGGCTGACCGGGGAGGGGGACGCCGTGGTGCACTACGCGGCCGAGTCGCACAACGACAACTCGCTGCGCGACCCCTCCCCCTTCGTGCGGACCAACATCGTGGGCACCTTCGAGGTCCTCGAGGCGGTGCGGCGGCACGGGGTGCGCCTGCACCACATCTCCACCGACGAGGTCTACGGCGACCTGGAGCTGGACGACCCGGAGCGGTTCACCGAGGCGACGGCATACCAGCCCTCCTCGCCCTACTCGGCGTCCAAGGCCGGTGCCGACCACCTGGTGCGGGCGTGGGTGCGTTCCTTCGGGGTCGCGGCGACCCTGTCCAACTGCTCCAACAACTACGGCCCGTGGCAGCACGTGGAGAAGTTCATCCCCCGTCAGATCACCAACCTGCTGGACGGTGGGCGGGTCAAGCTCTACGGCTCCGGCGCCAACGTGCGCGACTGGATCCACGCCGACGACCACTCCTCGGCCGTGTGGACGATCCTGGAGCGGGGCGAGATCGGGCAGACCTACCTCATCGGCGCGGACGGGGAGCGGTCCAACCTGCAGGTGGTCCGGTTGATCCTGGAGCTGCTGGGGCACGACCCGGACGACTTCGACCAGGTGGCGGACCGGCCGGGGCACGACCTGCGGTACGCGATCGACTCGACCCGGCTGCGGACCGAGCTGGGGTGGGAGCCGACATACGGCGCCTTCGAGGAGGGGCTGGCCCGCACGATCGAGTGGTATGCCGAGCACGGCGACTGGTGGCGGCCCAAGAAGGCGCAGATCGAGGCGGCCTACGCCGCGAAGGGGCAGTGA
- a CDS encoding SRPBCC domain-containing protein, whose amino-acid sequence MAAASCTSDLLITVPPETVWALVCDPAHHHLFDATGMVVGLSSDTPEAVGDVFTMDMVWRSGDNVEHYQSDNLVTTFVPFRTITWATALPGQQPLGWTWTYNLIPEGPNTRVRLTYDWAEAPPENVERFGAPLTDEHGLAASLNLLARACESR is encoded by the coding sequence ATGGCTGCCGCCTCCTGCACCAGCGATCTGCTCATCACCGTCCCGCCCGAAACTGTGTGGGCGTTGGTATGTGACCCGGCCCACCACCACCTCTTTGACGCCACCGGCATGGTTGTAGGTCTCTCCTCAGACACACCAGAGGCCGTGGGCGACGTGTTCACTATGGACATGGTCTGGCGAAGCGGTGACAACGTCGAGCATTACCAGTCCGACAACCTCGTCACCACGTTCGTGCCCTTCCGCACGATCACCTGGGCCACCGCGCTTCCCGGCCAGCAGCCGTTGGGTTGGACCTGGACCTACAACCTGATCCCCGAGGGTCCGAACACCAGGGTGAGGCTCACCTACGACTGGGCCGAGGCACCGCCCGAGAACGTCGAGCGATTCGGCGCGCCGCTCACCGACGAACACGGGCTAGCGGCCTCGCTCAATCTGCTGGCACGTGCTTGCGAGAGCCGCTGA
- a CDS encoding class I SAM-dependent methyltransferase → MLYDVDNPDGPDHDFFRGFADHLGANRIVDLGCGTGLLTVTLARAGRTVTGIDPAPAMLERAATRPGGEAVHWVLGTGDVLTPHTTDLIIMSGNVVMHIIGDDWHTTLAAIARALTPNGRLVFEARNPAAHAWKSWNDPVGERDTPVGLLRESVTTEPPDEDGVVRMHCHNEFVETGDVLDVEQSLQFRDRSQIEADLLAAGLVTLNVWSDWARTPFGGTEAEPLMVFDAALPG, encoded by the coding sequence GTGCTGTATGACGTCGACAACCCCGACGGCCCCGACCACGACTTCTTCCGAGGGTTCGCAGACCACCTCGGTGCGAACCGCATCGTTGATCTAGGCTGCGGCACCGGTCTGCTGACGGTGACCCTGGCGAGGGCTGGGCGCACCGTGACGGGGATTGACCCCGCGCCGGCGATGCTCGAACGCGCAGCAACCCGGCCCGGAGGTGAGGCTGTCCACTGGGTCCTGGGCACCGGCGACGTACTCACGCCTCACACGACCGACCTCATAATCATGAGCGGGAACGTCGTCATGCACATCATCGGAGACGACTGGCACACCACGTTGGCAGCGATCGCTCGTGCCCTCACGCCCAACGGGCGCCTGGTGTTCGAGGCACGAAACCCTGCAGCGCACGCGTGGAAGAGTTGGAACGACCCGGTGGGAGAGCGAGACACACCCGTTGGTTTGCTCCGCGAATCCGTTACCACCGAACCGCCGGACGAGGATGGTGTCGTTCGCATGCACTGCCACAACGAGTTCGTCGAGACCGGCGATGTCCTCGATGTGGAGCAGTCCTTGCAGTTCCGCGACCGCTCGCAGATCGAGGCCGACCTGCTCGCCGCCGGCCTTGTGACGCTCAACGTGTGGAGCGACTGGGCAAGGACGCCGTTCGGTGGCACCGAGGCAGAACCACTGATGGTCTTCGACGCAGCCCTCCCTGGCTGA
- a CDS encoding rhodanese-like domain-containing protein encodes MIRDSSPQTSMARRRGLLVTVPAMAFVLAGCGGGASNTTDRVTLGAPAVEATALPANGATLGVEDFAASVTVPGTVVLDVRTAAEFATGHLEGAQNLDVSSPAFPAALEQLDRDASYAVYCRSGNRSAAALQLMLGEGFTSVYHLDGGIGAWTATGRPTVT; translated from the coding sequence ATGATCCGCGACTCCTCACCGCAGACCTCCATGGCCCGCCGTCGAGGGCTCCTCGTGACCGTCCCCGCGATGGCGTTCGTCCTCGCCGGCTGCGGGGGCGGTGCATCGAACACCACCGACAGGGTGACGCTCGGTGCGCCCGCCGTCGAGGCGACCGCACTCCCGGCCAACGGCGCCACTCTCGGTGTCGAGGACTTCGCCGCGTCGGTCACCGTGCCGGGCACGGTGGTCCTGGACGTCCGCACCGCCGCCGAGTTCGCCACCGGGCACCTCGAGGGCGCGCAGAACCTCGACGTCTCCTCACCCGCCTTCCCCGCCGCTCTCGAGCAGCTGGACCGGGACGCCTCCTACGCCGTCTACTGCCGCAGCGGCAACCGTTCCGCGGCGGCCCTCCAGCTCATGCTCGGCGAGGGTTTCACCTCCGTCTACCACCTCGACGGGGGCATCGGCGCCTGGACGGCGACGGGGCGCCCGACCGTCACCTGA
- the rfbA gene encoding glucose-1-phosphate thymidylyltransferase RfbA yields MRGIILAGGTGSRLHPITLGISKQLVPVYDKPMIYYPLSTLMLAGIQDVLVITTPADAPQFSRLLGDGSQFGVNLTYAEQPSPDGLAQAFVLGEEHIGSDSSALVLGDNIFYGQGLGTQLRHHQDLDGALIFGYRVADARAYGVVEIDEAGKAISLEEKPEHPRSPYAVPGLYFYDNDVVEMAKGLAPSARGELEITDLNRLYMEAGKLAVQVLPRGTAWLDTGTFDSLNDASNFVRTLESRQETKIGAPEEVAWRMGFLDDAGLAARAEPLRKSGYGEYLLRLLEEGRG; encoded by the coding sequence ATGCGCGGCATCATCCTGGCCGGGGGCACCGGCTCCCGCCTGCACCCGATCACCCTGGGCATCAGCAAGCAGCTCGTCCCGGTCTACGACAAGCCGATGATCTACTACCCGCTGAGCACCCTGATGCTCGCGGGCATCCAGGACGTGCTGGTCATCACCACCCCGGCGGACGCCCCGCAGTTCTCCCGCCTCCTGGGTGACGGATCGCAGTTCGGGGTCAACCTGACGTATGCCGAGCAGCCCTCGCCCGACGGCCTCGCCCAGGCCTTCGTCCTGGGGGAGGAGCACATCGGCTCCGACTCCAGCGCCCTGGTCCTGGGCGACAACATCTTCTACGGGCAGGGCCTGGGCACGCAGCTGCGGCACCACCAGGACCTCGACGGGGCGCTCATCTTCGGCTACCGGGTGGCCGACGCCCGGGCCTACGGCGTGGTCGAGATCGACGAGGCCGGCAAGGCGATCTCCCTGGAGGAGAAGCCGGAGCACCCCCGCAGCCCGTATGCCGTGCCGGGCCTCTACTTCTACGACAACGACGTGGTCGAGATGGCCAAGGGGCTGGCGCCCTCGGCCCGGGGGGAGCTGGAGATCACCGACCTCAACCGCCTCTACATGGAGGCCGGGAAGCTGGCCGTGCAGGTGCTCCCGCGCGGCACGGCCTGGCTCGACACCGGCACCTTCGACTCCCTCAACGACGCGTCCAACTTCGTCCGCACGCTCGAGTCGCGGCAGGAGACCAAGATCGGGGCGCCGGAGGAGGTGGCCTGGAGGATGGGCTTCCTCGACGACGCCGGGCTGGCCGCGCGGGCCGAGCCGCTGCGCAAGTCCGGGTACGGGGAGTACCTGCTGCGACTCCTCGAGGAGGGTCGCGGCTAG
- a CDS encoding nucleotidyltransferase domain-containing protein, which yields MKNSSRMTAAEVVQIVAWLHANGVVYQVNGGWGVDALVGRQTRSHQDLDVFIDEDHEAEFMAWLTSRGYRVTEDWRPVRVQLSSHSGQVDVHAMRLDPAGNGVQQGLDGEVYLHPSEQRVTGLIDGQAVVVASAGRARELRRGYPMRAVDLHDLAVLDEL from the coding sequence ATGAAGAACTCCTCCCGGATGACCGCCGCCGAGGTGGTGCAGATCGTCGCCTGGCTTCACGCCAACGGGGTGGTCTATCAGGTCAACGGCGGATGGGGTGTCGATGCGTTGGTCGGACGACAGACTCGCTCCCACCAAGATCTCGACGTGTTCATCGACGAAGATCACGAGGCCGAGTTCATGGCCTGGCTCACCTCCCGCGGCTATCGGGTCACCGAGGATTGGCGACCAGTCCGCGTGCAGCTATCGAGTCACTCAGGGCAAGTAGACGTCCATGCAATGCGCTTGGACCCGGCCGGCAACGGAGTCCAGCAAGGTCTGGACGGCGAGGTGTACCTCCACCCTTCTGAGCAGAGAGTTACCGGCCTAATCGACGGCCAAGCGGTCGTCGTGGCCAGTGCCGGGCGAGCCCGCGAGCTTCGAAGGGGCTATCCCATGCGTGCCGTAGACCTCCACGACCTTGCCGTACTTGACGAGCTGTAG
- a CDS encoding VOC family protein codes for MATWFAYEYCTDITATRKFYGELVGLTLIWDEPDDIAFRHGCVQLSFHRVDTLGRPQGWAFQPGWSHGQLPEAPTTEQVRSISIALPPAAFQSAAAKLQTAGVQALRAEPFWVGYWSFVVLDPDGQTVELTDPESPATDHRAATT; via the coding sequence ATGGCTACATGGTTCGCCTACGAGTACTGCACCGACATCACCGCCACCCGCAAATTTTACGGAGAGCTGGTGGGGCTGACTCTAATCTGGGATGAGCCGGACGACATCGCTTTTCGGCACGGTTGCGTGCAGCTGTCGTTCCACCGTGTCGACACCCTTGGCCGGCCCCAAGGTTGGGCCTTTCAACCCGGTTGGAGCCACGGTCAACTGCCCGAGGCGCCCACGACCGAACAGGTCAGATCCATCTCCATTGCCCTCCCACCCGCCGCGTTCCAGTCCGCTGCAGCAAAGCTCCAGACCGCCGGCGTGCAGGCACTCAGAGCCGAACCATTCTGGGTCGGCTACTGGTCATTCGTCGTCCTGGACCCCGACGGGCAGACGGTGGAGCTCACCGACCCAGAGTCTCCCGCGACTGACCACCGCGCCGCGACTACGTGA